The genomic DNA ACGCCGCCATCCACCAGATGTGCATCCTCCTCACTGAAACAGAAACCGTCTTTCCGACCACCCAACTCCGTCTCATCTACCGCCAGGTCGGCTCATCCTGATTCCACCCCAGGTCAGGATGTCTGAGGATAGGCCTCGTGCTTCTTCATGTCTTTCTCATCCAGGCTTTGCATATCTCTACCACGTTCAACGGCCGTTTTAAGCCAAAGAACTCCGCCGGGCCGGGGTGCGGAATGGTGAGTCACTTCAGCATCAAGTCAGTCGGGAGGTTAAACCATGGATGGCAACAGTATCTCTCGAAATGATTTCGAGAGAGGGGGGAAATTTGAGGCGGAAGGGGGGGATGGCTGTCCGACTTGGATTCGAACCAAGACAAAAGCCTCCAAAGGGCCTTGTGCTACCATTACACCATCGGACAACGCGGAGAAGAAGTAACGAAAACCACGGGTCCCTGCAATCAGATTTGACGCTTGAACTTCGCGGCGAGCTGATCGCTGTTTTTGACCAGCAAACCAAGGTCGCTCCCGACCGCCACCACCGTGCAACCCTTGTCCAGCCAATGGCGGGCGTCGCTTTCCACGGGCGCGAGAATGCCCGCCGCTTTCCCGCAGGACCGCATCACCCCTACCGCATGCTCGATGGCCGCGCGCACCTCCGGGTGTCCGGGATTCCCCAGATGTCCCAAGGAGGCCGCCAGATCACTGGGCCCGATGAACAGGCCATCCACCCCTTCCACCCTGGCGATGGATTCAAGCCGGTCCAGCGATGATCGCGTCTCGATTTGGAGCAGCAGGCAAATTTCCTCGTTGGCCCGGGCGTAGTAATCGCGGACCCGGCCAAAATGGTTGGCGCGGACCGTGACGGCGACGCCCCGCACTCCCTGGGGGGGGTAGCGGACGGCGGATACTGCGGCGGCGGCTTCTTCCGGAGTTTGGACGTAAGGAATCAGGAAGT from Verrucomicrobiota bacterium includes the following:
- a CDS encoding HpcH/HpaI aldolase/citrate lyase family protein, with amino-acid sequence MNHPVNPFKRAVVSGTPQIGLWCSLCNSLAAEVISRSGFDWILLDTEHAPNELPDVVRQAQALSAGTAAPVVRPTWNNFVEIKRLLDAGMQNFLIPYVQTPEEAAAAVSAVRYPPQGVRGVAVTVRANHFGRVRDYYARANEEICLLLQIETRSSLDRLESIARVEGVDGLFIGPSDLAASLGHLGNPGHPEVRAAIEHAVGVMRSCGKAAGILAPVESDARHWLDKGCTVVAVGSDLGLLVKNSDQLAAKFKRQI